Within Diabrotica virgifera virgifera chromosome 7, PGI_DIABVI_V3a, the genomic segment GTTAATACACAACCATGCTGTCATCCATAGACTAGTAGTGTAatctattttatttatgtatttttataaGGGCACTAGATTATGTCGACtgatgtttattataaaaaatctaagAACGCAAGTTTCTTTAATTCTTTTCtctataggggagtgcaattagaacgaaaacatgtattgtttcggaaaaatttaaacaagcttatatttttctaaaacttttttagtTAATTTACATACatcttaaagtaaaaagttcttttcgcagatttggccgctaattgtttattaattgtttaaacaataagaattgttttgtataaataattttaaaaataccgttaaatttatcattttactgtgatcaaatatgtttctattttcttttgattatgctgaatccgaatatggcattgcaatttgaaaattcttatacagaagcttttatacagtgtgtctgcgtagccaggaaccacatggaaaacttttttattatcaattttacgaaaaaaatttattcttaataaaatgctcttgATAGTCAAAAAtgtaaaactcaaccatcagatatcaaattttatcaattttatacgagttatgtcaaaaatatgaatttcgttatagagtaaagtacctttatattccagaatatcaaaaaatgctattatgaaaacctgtttgaaattagaaactatgtcgaaatatacaattacataattttaatcgaaaaaaaaaaattaaattttttctcaaattacggatactcatcatcattttattacaattatgataactattttattatcagttttacgaaaaaaatttattcttcataaaatactcttcCTGATCTAAAATCTAACATACAACCATCAgatgtcaatttttttttaattttataagaggtatgtaaaaaatattaatttttcttaagagttaagtgcctttattattcacaatattttaattagaaggatgtaattaaacacttaaacaaattttttaatgccaaacaacttttcttaataacaattttcgatattgtgaaatgtaaagatactttactcttgagtgaaattcatattttttgacatacctcttataccattaattaaatttgatatttgatgattgcatcctAGATTATAtgcgatgcagagtattttataaataataactttttttcgtaaaactgataataaaaaagttatcaataggttccaagatacatactgtataagagctgaaaaaatttttttgctaaacatttattattgttgaagtttattatttaatgtattttaggtaaattttacagaaaaaagttttgatcactttgtataaacctTTGTTTAACTGATAATTTTCggattttgtattacatttttgttatctttcttaattttcttaaaaagaaaaagtatatttcatttctaaagttaAATAATCAGTGcgttttaaagactacatcctatgCTTTACAAAAgaacttataaaactgtaatagatctattaaaacttgagtaataccgtcttaaaatggtggtaattctataaaactacgaagatttaaaaaattacattttttgagacgtcatatcatttgaattaaatacttgatattttttttggataaaacatcatttattaagatacttgaaaggtaagttgtgcaaaattgggAGATTtctaagaaaaattgtattagttacacatttttaaatcatttttaaacaaaattcatgtaaggctcactttccgcccacaccgtacttatgcccatacattttatttatttatattataaccataagatagcttaattattcttctttcatgttcaatttgtaaaattttatttgatccattagttaaagaattgcGTTAAAATAACTCAAGCGTGCACTGCGcagtacgttagtttacagtgcgccaatgtttgtgagaagggtgactttagcgttataaataaaaaattatagacgatacagatttaattttagaaaattgtttatataaggtttttttttgtaaaattttctgaatttttcaatggtcaagtcagtttttttctaaagtttatattttcggagttatttaaaaaaatatctaatttcgtagttcatttgtttaataaaaaatgaagcacccacttcccgagtagaactttttgatatgttgtttatcaaacatttcttaatgaaaatacaaaaaattctattttgtttgattttttccgaagtgaaaatctatatgcactcccctactaTAATAGTTAATTTATAGGCCGATACACTTGTAAACTATTGTTAGATATGGATAAAAACTGCTCCGTTTTTGTTAtttaattcatatttttttgttttagatcTTCTCTCTTATGGTAACTAGCTCTTTAGCTTTTATACCAGAAATAATTGGCTTTGGTCTTGGCGTCCACGCATTACATAAAGTGGCAGAGAAGTTGGGAGTTCCTGACACTGTGTTCAAAGTTGAACACAACGTCCCAGATCAAGTATTCGCCGAGCCCGACGGTCGTCAATATGTTCTGAAGAAACAGTGGATTGGTAGTACACCTGTTTTAGCCAAGGTCTACAGTGACAATGGACAGGTCGCTTTTGTTGACAGCAGTTCAAGTGTTGGAACTCCTGTCAACAACAACGCTGTCAACCAAGGAGAAAGTGGAAGCGGAAATGCCGCCATTGAATACAGTAACGAAGAAGAATGGAACAACAGACATAACTGATTTGATGTTTGTAAAGCGATTATTTGTACTTAATATGTTATAAAAGCACAAATGCAAATAATATTGAATATAATTATGAGTTTTAATAATTTACTTTTCCCATCTAATTACAATTTAGATAACTCCCAATTTGTTAACAAATACTggtgtatttataattaaaaataaagccgtGTTTACTCAGTACATGTAAAGTACCTTTAATTCAAGAACATTGGAGAAACATAGTCTAGATGAAAAAGGGGAGGAAAATAATATCAAAGAAGAATAAAatacaagaaaaagaaaaaaatatggtTTGATCAAGAATGCCAACAAGCAATAAGTAGCAAAAATACAGCTAGAAGGAATGCCTCCAATGAATCCCCGAGTAAGTAGGACAAGATATTATGAAGAAAAAAACAAGTTGTGGAAGGATATTATGTAgaacaaaaaagagaaaaatattaacttcaaacagaaaaaaaatcaaGTAGCTATATAAAAATGACAGGGGAAAATGCAGAAGAAAATAAATTGATCAGTCTATGGATGAGTACGACTAGATcataagttctcaaaccaattatTTAAGACCGAGAGAGGTATTAGACAAGAATGCGTGTTGTCACCttacttatttaacatttatgctgaacatgtcatgaggatggttttagaaggatgggccggtggagtaacagtagctggtaggaaaatctccaatttaagatttgctgatgatgCTACatttatagcagcaaatgagcaagaaatgtttgatcccctgcgaagagttgagtacgaaagcaataaagttggtctaaaaatcaataaagttaagaaaaaaataatggtcgacagattcgacactattcaactgactaacatgttacaagaatactagatagtaaacacctttgtctctctcgggtctagtataactaacgatggtaactttGAAGCATAAGTtaggagacgtattggtatggcaaaaaatgcgatgagttgcctaactaaagtttggaaagacagatctgtctctcaaaatatcaagttgagactggtgaatgcccctgtattcttaatatttctatacggagcagagacttggactcttcgcgcatgcgagcgccaaaaaattgatgcctttaagatgtggtgctggagaagaatgctgcgcattcCTTGGACTTGGACAGCTCATATTACAAACGTTTCTATTCTcaaccaactcaagattaaaaaaaggctgtccacaatatgtctgcaacgaatactgcaattctttggtcacgtggttcgcagcggtaacgacagtttggagagattagagagagagagagacagagagacacacacacacacacagagagagagagagagagagagagagagagagagagagagagagagtataAATTTAAAAAGGTAACAGAATTTGAGTAAAGACACTGATGTCTTTACTCAATCACTGATCACTCATGTGATCGGTAAAGACACTGTTGAAGGCAAAAAACTTATTCAGGGCAGCCACGCTTCGAACTTATGACACAATAGTGAGACGAAGATGGTGTTTGCATGTGAAACTTGGAGAATGATTCATAAAGAAGAATAATGCTAGAGATTTTGGATAGGAAAATCTtgagaaaagtttttggtggtttaACCGAGGCTAATATGGAATGGCACAGACACAGAAGAACAAACCATGAGCTAATGGAGAtataatatcatcatcatcatagtcattaacatcttagtagatgtgttgtggttcataattgggcttcagcatctcggacagtttgattgataatatttctccactggtcgcggtcatcagttacatgtattgcctcagtatactgtttgttgagaagctttttagtaatgtccgcccatcgctgtggagatcttccgcgttggcgttgagtctgaggccttccttgtACCACCAAtcgctccattttgtgatcacttcaatggatatgaccaaagaactttaaaattctagagtaaacggtactggagagacgctgatccggtttaatttcatccagaaccgagatatttgtacggcgagccgtccatggaattcgaagcaggcgtctccatgtccacatttcaaaggcgtctatacgtcgtctatctgcactcaaaaaaaattaagttcgtaatattgattaacagtgattattgaatagtatttcgttctcacaacaatttaatttgctgtttcaacgaacttttagacattgacgaatgtacttggttattgtcacaatgattgaataataattgtgacaataactagagtacattaatcaataacactcaatttattcagccaataacttagtttcgtatatttaataaatactgttaattgtggcagcaactcacgttcttgatttcgtagatgacaagcaattaccttggtttatcgtgacaacgtacagatttcattaaaacaatgtacaaatgttgttaatatagagtaatatatgattattgaatagatgtacactgattgttgtgccaacgaatgcattaattaatttactactgcctttaattcccacaatcaatgcgttaattgtgacaataatcgtggttgttgagacaataaatgttttgtttgaccatttgaaatgtaacggctttttcttgaaagtgccgaataataattgcattttgtttccaagtgtagtccgtagtagaaggaagataaggataagatattacttattttttatatttgaataaaagtaagtttttctgataaggtaaatacgggagaacattctaattaaaaataaacttgtcagtgtcttatgtttgtaagtgtttacttttaatattgtcttgtgatgttatttataagatgaactgaaaatgaattttcgaatcctgaatgaaaaaaaataattagtatttttgaaaattttattacagtattatcgggggtctgacgtccctgagaacttctataatgattattttaataagtcacaggggtgaaaaatagaaaatttagtatgatttttttatttaaaatatactattcaaaagaaactttttgtttattctaagggactttcagccctcagtaatattgtagtcttttattctgccgttaaatttttcaaaaatacttattagttttctcaggattccaaaaaaattaatgcgtttaaaaataattcgatcgaaattttgcccctgcgctctcaaaaatgattaaagtgttatacatttttgaaatcaccatgtcaaacacttttaaatgagctgtcacatgatgtactttcccattaaaaaaaaatcaaagttacgcctgtcacctgaagagggatcgtgtaaagttcgaaacattgatgttataatatactttgataattttaaaaatcgacctgtatgagcgttttgcttatgtactaaaaataaataagttaataaggggggggggggggagtgtaacacttattccagtgcactgtataagcgatataataattatgagaaatcacacagtggaaagtcctaaaggttaaggacaaaaaaggggatttaaaaaattattattaatcaattaatatgatacattgggctaatgcattcagtaattattaatataaaatacgttcatagtaggaatgaacgaaactgattgtaagaatgaatagaattgcttgtaagaataaccgtatttattgtgccaatgaacggaattaattgtaacaataaacggaaataattgtagaaataaacgaaatacgttaggagaaataacactgttattggcacaacgaatggtcttcgtcggtcaattaacgacgttgttgtttcaataaatagtgttcgttgactcaatgaactgagttcgtaatatcaataaaatgatattatggtatacataatgaatgttcgtccattcaataaacgtaatacattggctcaactaacgaaaataatgaattgatgaacaccgctttgttgttccaataaaaccaagaattggacaaattttaagaattgcgtttgttgtctgaattaacatttttattgatattacgtacctttttcgttgagtgtgattctttgactgtccatgtctcgcatgcatagtaaaatatggaaaagaccagagttgaaacgagtctctttttatttgtcatagtaatgtgacgatcacgccagaccccgtttagttcactcattgctgctcttgctagttgaatgcgtcttctaatttcgggttcacaactgcctgtgttgttaactagagctccaagatatatcatagatgagactacctcgcatccctcaatagtttgggtttcaggaaactgttgttATATAGATATAATATAAGAGACCCAAAATAATACAGAAAATCAGGGCACAGATTATCAGATGTTGAGGTATGTTACCCTGACTTAATAGAAAGATGATCAATGGGaaaaccacaaaaacgatggaacGATCAAATTTCTGGAGGCGCATTAACATATAGACTAAAAGAATCACAAAGCGGTTTCAGGAAGGGAAGTTAGATTCAAGAGTGAACCAAAAAGATTACAGTGAACCAAACATcagaaaaaatatgtaatagaagAAAAGTACCTATTTTGGTTTTATATATCTAGACCAAGCTTTCGATAACGTATCaagaaaaacgaataaaaatagTGTGTTCAGATAATCTATCGTTTGTCATCAAGAGCACAGAAATTCGAGCCAAACATAGTTTTTGAGGATGTATCTTCAACTTCTTCAGAATGTAATACCGAGGACAACGAGAAATGAGTTGTCGATGttttaaaaatgataaataatgGTAAATCACTAGGACCTGTTGGAATATCTGTAAAGGTTTGTAAGGCTCTAGGTACGAAAAGGGTTGATGTATTGTGGCAAATGATAAGTAAGGTATATGAGAAAGAAAGGATGCCCGATCCATGGTGTGAGATAATGATAGTGAGCAGATTATTGTACTTGTATAAAGATAAATACTTATAAacttatacaaactccttacaagaatagTAACGAATTGTCTCgagaaaaaacttgatttctaccagccaatgGAGCAAACGGGATTTCGGACCGGATTTTGAACAAATGATTACCTACAGACcattaaaacggtaatagaaaagactatcgaatacaatcgaccactcgttttggcttttgtagatttctataaagcctttgacacggtaaaatttgacaaaattctggaagcactacaagcatgccgcattgactaccgatacacaaggttaatttacaatacatacaagaacgcaactatgtcggtgaaactacataaaacacggaccatatcccaatcgtcagagtccgacagggcgataccttatcgcctaaaGTGTTTACCGCAGTTCTAGAATATGCTTGTATAAACTTAACTGGaaagagcgaggcctgaatattgaaGGTAGACGATTAagaaatttgaaattcgcagacaacatagttttattctctgacaacctcaaggagatatgtacaatgctacatgaacttaagttagtgtgtgccagtgtaAGTCTTAACATAAACAtcttcaaaacaaaatttatgacaaacctagtacctagcggaaaaatcaatattggagacaacgaagtagagctagtggaaaaatacattaaccttggacacgaaataaagatcacaagagacaaccaaacatgcgaactacgaagaagaataaacctagcatggtCAGCCTATGAAAAtctcaaagacatctttaaaagcgatatagcaatttctttaaaacgtaaaacatttgaccaatgtgtgttgcctgtgatggCCTGTGGTGCCGAAAccttgacattgacagctacaacttctaaaacgCTAAGAGCAAAATGGAAAGGTCAaagctgagtatatcgcttcgtgaccgagttagaaatgaagacttaaaacgaagaacaggagttaccgatgtaatttcccgaattgccaccctgaaatggaactgggccggacacgtcgcccgaatcagtaatggaaggtggacgaagagattacttaaGTGGAGgtcgagattagacaaaagaagtagaggaagaccacctaatcgttggactgacgatctcaagaaaatgtcaagaaattggatgcaaagtgttCAAagtagagcacaatggacaaaatgAGGGAGGACTATGTCCAGCaatggacgcaaagggctggaggaGGAGGATGTTGATGATGATAAAGACAAATAGAACGTTCAGGACTATAAGAACTGTAGATGAATAAAGATTTGGGGGAGTGCTGTGGAGCCAAGGTTAAGGAACGAGAAATCAAAAGGAGAAGAACAGTTTGGAT encodes:
- the LOC126888482 gene encoding uncharacterized protein LOC126888482, whose protein sequence is MMFKFVFSISEVAVSMPQPTRDPLVDFFRGGLFRKPFSLPNTEIQSSVFEGAFSFPLPVRDPLLDLCLGMLFRNPSFADIQAQIFSLMVTSSLAFIPEIIGFGLGVHALHKVAEKLGVPDTVFKVEHNVPDQVFAEPDGRQYVLKKQWIGSTPVLAKVYSDNGQVAFVDSSSSVGTPVNNNAVNQGESGSGNAAIEYSNEEEWNNRHN